The stretch of DNA CCCTGGCCTTCACCCGCCTCCACCTGGCCACCGCGCCCCACGACGCCACGCTGCCGGGCAACTGAGATGCCGGAAGGGCGCGACGGTGCGGCGCGGCCCCCCGGCGCCGCCCGACGCAGAGGACGCCCCCCGCGCGCCCTGTCGGAAGAGGGCCCCGCGGCGCGCGAGCTGATCCTCAAGGCGGCGCGCGAGGAGTTCGCCGAGCGCGGCTACGACCGCACGTCCATCCGCGGCATCGCCAAGGTGGCGGGGGTCGACGCGGCCCTCGTCCACCACTACTTCGGTACGAAGGACGACGTCTTCGCGGCCGCCATCGAACTGTCCTTCGCGCCGGCCCTGAACCTCACCGCGGTCCTGACCGGCGAGGAGCCGGGCGGTGGGGACGGCCAGGGGGAGCCCGAGGACACCCGGGCACCCCACGAGACGCGCGACACACTCCCGCGGCCGGAGCCGGGGACACCCACCACAGGCCCCGGCGGTGTACGGGCCGACCAAGGCATCGGGGAGCGTCTGATCCGGCTCTTCATCGCCGTCTGGGAGGACCCCTCGACCCGCGCCCAGCTGCTCGCGGTCGTACGGTCCGCGCTGACCCACGAGGCCGCGGCCGAGGTGCTGCGCGGTTTCCTCCTGCGCAGGCTGTTGCGGGGGATCGCCGACGAACTCGACGTACCGGAACCGAGGTTCCGCGCGGAGCTCGCCGCCTCGCACCTCGTCGGTATCGCCTTCGCGCGGTACGTGCTCAAGGTGGAGCCGCTGGCCACGGCCGACCCGGAGAGGATCGTCGCGATGGTCGCGCCGACGCTCCAGCGCTACCTGACCGAGGCATGAGTCCTGCCTGATCGAGGCGTGAGTCCCGCCTGATCGAGGCGTGAGTCCCGCCTGACCGAGCCGTGAGTCCCGCCTGACCGAGTTAGCAGCCGGGCCCGCCCCGTGCCCAGGGAGAACAGCCAGGCGAGCCCGCCGGAAGGTGTCCACCGTGCGAGAGTCCCGTCCCGGAATCCGGACACCCCGTCCAGATCTTGGAGCGGGAGGCGTACGCTCGACGGAAGTCTTATCTGCCCGATGACCTGATGAAGTCGGATGATATCGGCAGCAATCACTGCCAGGAGGAGCGAGCGACGATGCCCGAGCTGAGGTCCCGCACTGTCACCCACGGCCGCAACATGGCGGGCGCCCGCGCCCTTATGCGGGCGTCGGGCGTAGCGAGCGAGGACATCGGCAAGCCGATCATCGCCGTAGCCAACTCCTTCACCGAGTTCGTGCCGGGCCACACCCACCTCCAGCCCGTCGGCCGGATCGTGAGCGAGGCCATCAAGGCGGCCGGCGCCGTACCGCGCGAGTTCAACACGATCGCCGTCGACGACGGCATCGCGATGGGCCACGCGGGCATGCTCTACTCCCTGCCGTCCCGCGACCTGATCGCGGACTCCGTGGAGTACATGACGGAGGCGCACTGCGCCGACGCGCTGATCTGCATCTCCAACTGCGACAAGATCACCCCCGGCATGCTGATGGCCGCCCTGCGCCTCAACATCCCCACGATCTTCGTCTCCGGCGGCCCCATGGAGGCCGGGCAGACCACGCTGGTCGACGGCACGGTCCGCAAGCTGGACCTGATCACCGCCATCTCGGACTCCGCCAACGAGGCCGTCTCCGACGAGGACATCCTCCGTATCGAGGAGAACGCCTGCCCGACCTGCGGCTCGTGTTCCGGCATGTTCACCGCCAACTCGATGAACTGCCTGACCGAGGCCATCGGCCTGGCCCTCCCCGGCAACGGCTCGGTGCTCGCCACCCACACCGCACGCAAGGACCTGTACGAGCGTGCGGGCCGCACGGTCGTGGAACTGGCCGAGCGGTACTACGGCGGTGACGACGACTCGGTGCTGCCCAGGAACATCGCGACCCGCGCCGCCTTCGACAACGCCATGGCGCTCGACATCTCCATGGGCGGCTCCACCAACACGATCCTGCACCTGCTCGCCGCCGCCCAGGAGGCCGAGCTGGACTACGACCTGGAGGACATGGACGCCGTCTCGCGCCGCGTCCCCTGCCTCGCCAAGGTCGCCCCGAACGTGGCCCCCGGCGGCGTCTACTACATGGAGGACGTCCACAGGGCCGGTGGCATCCCCGCCATCCTGGGAGAGCTGTACCGCGGCGGCATGCTCAACGAGGACGTCCACACCGTGCACTCGCCCGGCATCAAGGAGTGGCTCGACACCTGGGACGTGCGCGGCGGCTCCCCCTCCGAGCAGGCCGTCGAGATGTGGCACGCGGCCCCCGGCTGTGTCCGCTCCGCCGAGGCGTTCTCGCAGTCCGAGCGGTGGGACACCCTCGACACGGACGCGGCGGGCGGCTGCATCAGGGACATCGACCACGCCTACTCCAAGGACGGCGGACTCGCGGTCCTCAAGGGCAACCTGGCCGTCGACGGCGCCGTCGTGAAGACCGCGGGCGTCGACGAGTCGATCTGGACCTTCGAGGGCCCCGCCGTCGTCTGCGAGTCGCAGGAGGACGCGGTCGAGAAGATCCTCCGCAAGGAGATCAAGGAGGGCGACGTCGTCGTCATCCGCTACGAGGGCCCCAAGGGCGGCCCCGGTATGCAGGAGATGCTCTACCCGACCTCGTTCCTCAAGGGCCGGGGCCTCGGCAAGGCCTGCGCGCTGGTGACCGACGGCCGCTTCTCCGGCGGTACGTCGGGACTGTCCATCGGCCACGCCTCCCCTGAGGCGGCGGCGGGCGGCACCATCGCGCTCGTCGAGGACGGCGACAGGATCCGTATCGACATCCCCGGCCGCACGATGGACCTCCTCGTCCCCGACGAGGAACTCGCCGTGCGCCGCGAGGCCCTCGGTGGGGTCTACGCGCCGAAGGACCGCGACCGCAAGGTCTCCACGGCGCTGCGTGCGTACGCCGCCATGGCGACCAGCGCCGACAAGGGCGCCGTGCGGGACGTGAGCCTGCTCGGCGGCTGACCATCGGGGCCGACAGCAGTCAGCCTCATAACGGCCCGGCCGGGCCACGTACTTCACGGTACGGGGCCCGGCCTTTGCTGTACCTGCTCCCGAACCTCACCGGGCGCTCACCACCGGGCCGAGCCCCCACCGGGTGCCCAGGGCGTGGTTTCGAAAGTCCCGTCCGGCCCGCGACGCCTGGCACGGCACCTCGCCGCGTTGTCGGGATCGCCCACGTACACCCAGTACGCGGACGACCCTCCGCCTTGCGATGCACCGCACCAGACGCCGCGGGCCCCGCCCTCCGGGCGGACGACGCTACTTTCGAAACACGCCCCAGTGCCGAGCCCCAGCGGGCACCGACACCCGCCGGCCACCCGCCACCACCGTCCGGGATTCCGCCCGCCGCCACCACCGTCCGGGATTCCGCCCGTCCTACCAACGCCCGGGATCCCGCCCGTCCACGCCGAACACCGTGCCGTCGGGCGCGCTCGCGTACACCTGGCCCCGCTGGGTGATGACAGGTGCGGGAACGTCCGCCACCACGGTCCCGTCGGCGGCGCCGAGCCGAGGCCCCGTCTGCCCCAGGAGCCGCCCCTCGCGGGCGTCCACCGCGATGAGCCGGCCGTCGGCGGCCGTGAAGTAGACGTGCCCGCCGTCCATCACGGGGGTGGAGCCCCTGCTGACCGAGGTGTCGAGCCGCCAGCTCTCGCGGCCCTCGCGCATGTCGAGCGCGAGGAGCGCGCCGCCCTCGCCCAGCAGATAGACCGTAGAGTCCCGTACGGTGGCCCGCCCCTGCGCCAGCGGATACCGCAGCGCGACCCGGTGTGTGGTCCGGTCGGAAGGGTCGTAGCGGACCACGGCCACCGTCCGGGAAGCGTCGTCGAGTGCGAGGAGGTAGACCGAACCGTCCCAGCTCCCGAACGGCGTCAACTGCCCCTCGAAACGGTGCTGCCAGCGCGTGGCCCCGCTCTCCGGATCGACCGCGCCGACCAGCGTTCCCGACCCGTCGGACGTGGCCGCCGTGGTGTAGGCGAGCCCGTCACGCCCGTGGTAGGTGAAGTGGGGATGCGGGTCACCGTCCACCTTGCCGCTCCAGCGGGTCTTGCCCGTCGCCGCGTCGACACCGGTGACCGTGCCATCGGGGGAGGTCAGCAGTACGGTCGAGCCCGCGCTCGTGACCTGGCCGTCGTAGGGGGCGAGGTCCTTGGTCCAACGGGTCCTCCCCGAAGCCGGATCGAGGGCCACGAGACGCTTCGCACCCGGAGTCACGACGTGCAGCAGGCCTCCGGCCATCACGGGAGTGGCCGGCAGCCCGGCACCCCCGTCGCGCTGCCAGCGGATGTGGCCGTCCGACGGGTCGACGGCGGCGGCGAGGACCCCGGCCCGCGCGCAGTACACCGCCTCGGCCGCCGCGTACTCGGCGGAACAGAACGTCATGGCCCGGCCGTGCCCCTTCGCCCCCACGACGGTGTGCCAGGCACGGAAGGCCTCGCCGCCGTGTTTCACTGCCCCGGTCCGCCCGGAGCCCGCGCCGGCCGGATCGCCCGCGCCACCGAACGCCACCGCGAGTACGGCGCCTACGGTGAGAACGGCACCAGCGGCGCAGACAGGGAGGATTCGCCGCCGCCCGCGCCGGGCGCGCGCGCCGGAGCCGCCCTCACTCCCGCCCCCGCCTCCGTATCCGCTGCTCGTGTCCGCGTCGGCCCCCGTACCGCCCCTGTCGCCGCCACCCTTGTCCAGGCGGTTCGTCCCACCGGAGTGGCCTCGTCCTTCCCCGGCCCGCTGTCTCGGCACCGCGTCCGGGTACGGCCCCGCCCCGGTCCAGGACACGCTCCCGAACGACGGCCGAGGGGCCGGTACGAACGACTGCGTGTCGTACAGCGCGGCGACGCCCCTGAGCTCGGCCATCAACTCGTCGGGCGCGGGCCTGTCCCCGGGCTCCTTCGCGAGACAGCGCGCGACGATGGGGACGAGATCCGCCGGCATACCGTTCAGATCCGGCTCGTCGTGGACCACTTGGTACGCCACGATGTACGGGCTGTCGGAGTCGAAAGGACCCCGCCCGGTCGCCGCGTGCACGAGGACGGAGCCGAGCGCGAAGACGTCAGCGGCGGGCCCCACCTCCCGCGGTCTGCTGAACTGCTCAGGTGCCATGAACGGCGGAGTGCCGATCAACTTACCCGTCTCGGTGTGCAGTTGACTGTCAAAGGGGCGGGAGATACCGAAGTCGATGACCTTCGGTGTGTCCTCGGCGAGCAGGACATTGCTCGGCTTGAGGTCGCGGTGGACCACCCCGGCCCTGTGGATGTCCCGCAGCGCCTCCGCGAGCCCCGCCGCGAGGTGCCTCACCTGAGCCGCGGGCAGCGGCCCGTAGGCCTTGACGTGCTCCGCGAGGGTGGGGCCCGCGACATGGAGGGTGGCCATCCACGGGCGTTCCGCGTCCGGGTCCGCGTCCACCACGGAAGCGGTGAAGGCGCCACTGACCTTCCGCGCCGCCGCCACCTCCTGCCGGAACCTGTCCCTGAACTCCGGGTCGTTGGCGTGCTGCGGGTGCACCACCTTCACGGCCAGTGTCAGACCGGAAGCGGAACGTGCCAGGTGCACCACGCCCATACCGCCGGAACCGAGCCGGGAGAGGAGGCGGTACTGCCCCGCCTGCTCCGGCGGTTCCGCCCCGGCGTCCGGCCGGGCGGCGTTGGTTCGTGGCGGCATGCTCCACCTCTGTCTGGTTCGTCCGCGTACGGACGCACGGAGTTTAGTCGATGGTGTGTACGAGCCCCTTGTGGCTTACTGGCTTCGGAGTGGCGGCCGGTACAGCGAAACCCAGCACGGCCGAACCCACCTGTACGAGCACGTGCGGCCGACCTGTACGAGCACGTGCAAGCCGGCCGGTACGAGCACGATCAAGCCGACCTGTACGACCACGCCCACGACCACGCCCACGACCACGCCCACGACCACGACCACGACTGCGATGACCGCGAACATCACCGCGAACACCGCGACAACGGGGAGACCATGATGACAACCGAAGACGTACGCAGCACGGACGGAGCCACCGAGGGCGCCGCCGAGCAGCCCCTGGCCGCCGCGGCGGTCACCTATCCGACAGCCCCCGGCTACACGGTGAACGTCCGCAGCGGCCCCGGCACCGGCTACAGCATCGTCAGGACCCTGCGCCCCGGCAGCCGCGTCCGCATCAACTGCCAG from Streptomyces tsukubensis encodes:
- a CDS encoding TetR/AcrR family transcriptional regulator, encoding MPEGRDGAARPPGAARRRGRPPRALSEEGPAARELILKAAREEFAERGYDRTSIRGIAKVAGVDAALVHHYFGTKDDVFAAAIELSFAPALNLTAVLTGEEPGGGDGQGEPEDTRAPHETRDTLPRPEPGTPTTGPGGVRADQGIGERLIRLFIAVWEDPSTRAQLLAVVRSALTHEAAAEVLRGFLLRRLLRGIADELDVPEPRFRAELAASHLVGIAFARYVLKVEPLATADPERIVAMVAPTLQRYLTEA
- the ilvD gene encoding dihydroxy-acid dehydratase, translated to MPELRSRTVTHGRNMAGARALMRASGVASEDIGKPIIAVANSFTEFVPGHTHLQPVGRIVSEAIKAAGAVPREFNTIAVDDGIAMGHAGMLYSLPSRDLIADSVEYMTEAHCADALICISNCDKITPGMLMAALRLNIPTIFVSGGPMEAGQTTLVDGTVRKLDLITAISDSANEAVSDEDILRIEENACPTCGSCSGMFTANSMNCLTEAIGLALPGNGSVLATHTARKDLYERAGRTVVELAERYYGGDDDSVLPRNIATRAAFDNAMALDISMGGSTNTILHLLAAAQEAELDYDLEDMDAVSRRVPCLAKVAPNVAPGGVYYMEDVHRAGGIPAILGELYRGGMLNEDVHTVHSPGIKEWLDTWDVRGGSPSEQAVEMWHAAPGCVRSAEAFSQSERWDTLDTDAAGGCIRDIDHAYSKDGGLAVLKGNLAVDGAVVKTAGVDESIWTFEGPAVVCESQEDAVEKILRKEIKEGDVVVIRYEGPKGGPGMQEMLYPTSFLKGRGLGKACALVTDGRFSGGTSGLSIGHASPEAAAGGTIALVEDGDRIRIDIPGRTMDLLVPDEELAVRREALGGVYAPKDRDRKVSTALRAYAAMATSADKGAVRDVSLLGG
- a CDS encoding serine/threonine-protein kinase, which translates into the protein MPPRTNAARPDAGAEPPEQAGQYRLLSRLGSGGMGVVHLARSASGLTLAVKVVHPQHANDPEFRDRFRQEVAAARKVSGAFTASVVDADPDAERPWMATLHVAGPTLAEHVKAYGPLPAAQVRHLAAGLAEALRDIHRAGVVHRDLKPSNVLLAEDTPKVIDFGISRPFDSQLHTETGKLIGTPPFMAPEQFSRPREVGPAADVFALGSVLVHAATGRGPFDSDSPYIVAYQVVHDEPDLNGMPADLVPIVARCLAKEPGDRPAPDELMAELRGVAALYDTQSFVPAPRPSFGSVSWTGAGPYPDAVPRQRAGEGRGHSGGTNRLDKGGGDRGGTGADADTSSGYGGGGGSEGGSGARARRGRRRILPVCAAGAVLTVGAVLAVAFGGAGDPAGAGSGRTGAVKHGGEAFRAWHTVVGAKGHGRAMTFCSAEYAAAEAVYCARAGVLAAAVDPSDGHIRWQRDGGAGLPATPVMAGGLLHVVTPGAKRLVALDPASGRTRWTKDLAPYDGQVTSAGSTVLLTSPDGTVTGVDAATGKTRWSGKVDGDPHPHFTYHGRDGLAYTTAATSDGSGTLVGAVDPESGATRWQHRFEGQLTPFGSWDGSVYLLALDDASRTVAVVRYDPSDRTTHRVALRYPLAQGRATVRDSTVYLLGEGGALLALDMREGRESWRLDTSVSRGSTPVMDGGHVYFTAADGRLIAVDAREGRLLGQTGPRLGAADGTVVADVPAPVITQRGQVYASAPDGTVFGVDGRDPGRW